One stretch of Actinacidiphila sp. DG2A-62 DNA includes these proteins:
- a CDS encoding TPM domain-containing protein gives MRGRRGARAALSAALAALAAAPALALALTAVPAHAAGPAAAAHPHRAAAARPGGRLAAAAGPDRLGPADGPIPLSHSGQVTDQVGALGDRLPEVRAALARLDRSDGVQLFVAYVDDFSGGSAQDWADATAVKNGLGRKDMLLAVATRARQFAVSADQDSGLTQAQLDEVSDRGVEPALRVNDWAGAAVGAADGVGAVLAGRPVPAVELSPGPADPGGADGGGAHTSGTVWVPVAALAAVLVVGLAVLRRRAAQARQPGRAGAEGWGAAAGHGPKRPTPLTPLPELDAQARHLLVETDDAVRTSREEVGFAAAQFGDEAARPFAEAVEYAEGELTAAFRLRQRLDDAMPENDATRREMLDEILSRCTQANRRLDAESEAFDRLRAMEANADQVLERAEAAAAELPARVAAADDALAELARRYGDAALEPVAGHPAEARDRLEFARTSLEQARAALDADRGRAAVFVRAAESALDQAATLAAAVTRREQELTAADGTLREAVAESEADLAEARAILGGPDAAGGPGGAAGGAQLRGRVGRLEAVLAEVRAEMAQGRYDPLAALRRLEEADSALDAALAGVREQEEAGRRALGLLDQALLAARSEVAAARDLVTTHRGAIGSRARTRLAEAERRLRLAERIAAGGPAAGGTGRTAGAGGTAGMGGAADALEHAREADRLARQAQEYARHDVSGFGGLDGGRRGAGMGGMGGAVLGGILLGDLLGGGRGGGFGGFGGMGGGFGGAPGSFGGGQTRGRMGTGGRF, from the coding sequence GTGCGCGGCAGACGCGGGGCCCGGGCGGCGCTGTCCGCCGCCCTCGCGGCCCTCGCGGCGGCGCCGGCGCTGGCCCTCGCCCTGACCGCCGTGCCCGCCCACGCCGCGGGCCCCGCCGCCGCGGCGCACCCGCACCGGGCGGCGGCGGCCCGGCCCGGCGGCCGGCTCGCGGCCGCGGCCGGTCCCGACCGCCTCGGACCCGCGGACGGGCCGATACCGCTGTCCCACAGCGGCCAGGTCACCGACCAGGTGGGCGCGCTGGGCGACCGGCTGCCCGAGGTGCGGGCGGCGCTGGCGCGGCTGGACCGGTCGGACGGCGTGCAGCTGTTCGTCGCGTACGTCGACGACTTCTCCGGCGGCAGCGCGCAGGACTGGGCGGACGCCACCGCGGTGAAGAACGGCCTGGGCCGTAAGGACATGCTGCTCGCGGTCGCCACCCGTGCCCGCCAGTTCGCGGTCTCCGCCGATCAGGACTCCGGGCTGACGCAGGCCCAGCTGGACGAGGTGAGCGACCGCGGCGTCGAGCCGGCGCTGCGGGTGAACGACTGGGCGGGCGCGGCGGTCGGCGCGGCCGACGGCGTCGGCGCCGTGCTGGCCGGCCGCCCGGTGCCGGCCGTCGAGCTGAGCCCGGGCCCGGCCGACCCCGGCGGCGCGGACGGCGGCGGCGCGCACACCTCGGGCACGGTGTGGGTGCCGGTCGCCGCGCTGGCCGCCGTGCTGGTGGTCGGCCTCGCGGTGCTGCGGCGGCGGGCCGCCCAGGCGCGGCAGCCCGGCCGGGCGGGCGCGGAGGGCTGGGGCGCGGCGGCCGGGCACGGACCCAAACGGCCCACTCCGCTCACCCCGCTGCCCGAGCTGGACGCGCAGGCCCGGCACCTGCTGGTGGAGACCGACGACGCGGTGCGCACCAGCCGGGAGGAGGTGGGGTTCGCCGCGGCGCAGTTCGGCGACGAGGCGGCGCGGCCGTTCGCGGAGGCGGTGGAGTACGCCGAGGGGGAGCTGACCGCCGCGTTCCGGCTGCGGCAGCGGCTGGACGACGCGATGCCGGAGAACGACGCGACACGCCGCGAGATGCTGGACGAGATCCTCTCCCGCTGCACCCAGGCCAACCGGCGGCTGGACGCGGAGTCCGAGGCGTTCGACCGGCTGCGCGCGATGGAGGCGAACGCCGACCAGGTGCTGGAGCGCGCCGAGGCCGCGGCGGCGGAGCTGCCGGCCCGGGTCGCGGCGGCCGACGACGCGCTCGCCGAGCTGGCCCGGCGGTACGGCGACGCGGCGCTCGAACCGGTCGCCGGACACCCCGCGGAGGCCCGCGACCGGCTGGAGTTCGCCCGTACCAGCCTGGAGCAGGCCCGCGCCGCGCTCGACGCCGACCGCGGCCGGGCCGCGGTGTTCGTGCGCGCCGCCGAGAGCGCCCTGGACCAGGCGGCGACGCTCGCCGCCGCGGTGACCCGCCGGGAGCAGGAGCTCACCGCGGCGGACGGCACGCTCCGCGAGGCGGTGGCCGAGTCCGAGGCCGACCTCGCGGAGGCCCGCGCGATCCTGGGCGGCCCGGACGCGGCGGGCGGTCCCGGCGGCGCTGCCGGGGGCGCGCAGCTGCGCGGGCGGGTGGGGCGGCTGGAGGCCGTGCTCGCCGAGGTGCGGGCGGAGATGGCACAGGGGCGGTACGACCCGCTCGCGGCGCTGCGGCGGCTGGAGGAGGCCGACAGCGCGCTGGACGCGGCGCTCGCCGGTGTGCGGGAGCAGGAGGAGGCCGGGCGGCGCGCCCTCGGGCTGCTGGACCAGGCGCTGCTGGCCGCGCGCAGCGAGGTCGCGGCGGCGCGGGACCTGGTCACCACGCACCGCGGCGCGATCGGCAGCCGGGCCCGTACCCGGCTCGCCGAGGCCGAGCGCCGGCTGCGCCTGGCCGAGCGGATCGCCGCGGGCGGGCCCGCGGCCGGCGGGACCGGCAGGACGGCCGGGGCGGGCGGGACGGCCGGCATGGGCGGCGCCGCGGACGCGCTGGAGCACGCGCGGGAGGCCGACCGGCTGGCCCGGCAGGCGCAGGAGTACGCCCGGCACGACGTGAGCGGTTTCGGCGGCCTCGACGGCGGCAGACGAGGAGCAGGGATGGGCGGCATGGGCGGCGCGGTCCTCGGCGGCATCCTCCTCGGCGACCTGCTGGGCGGCGGCCGGGGCGGCGGCTTCGGCGGCTTCGGCGGCATGGGCGGCGGCTTCGGCGGCGCGCCCGGCAGCTTCGGCGGCGGCCAGACCCGCGGCCGGATGGGCACGGGAGGCCGCTTCTGA